In a single window of the Candidatus Deferrimicrobiaceae bacterium genome:
- the mutL gene encoding DNA mismatch repair endonuclease MutL → MAGRIRQLPDGVVNQIAAGEVVERPASILKELMENAVDSGAKRVDVRVSGAFPYDLRISDDGCGMTAEEMALAVRRHTTSKIAAASDLEKIETYGFRGEALPSIGSVSRLRIVSRPRGQAHAVEIVVDNGAVSQKEAAGSEGTTVEVSGIFSNIPARLKFLKSPRTEMTHLWEVFHGVAIPREGVAFKMSDGRSEETYEAGETCLQRALRHAGNEAKYLVPVDRASAFFRVTGQVGLPQLSRFGASGLLFFVNGRHFRDKGLYAAVREAYRGIVPPDRQPVATLFIACSPAEVDVNVHPGKTEVRFRYGRDLFELVRHAVGEKLGEIPAAFADGGIAVPPRPYSVSSSAPFFGPRGSVDGGYGASGGPAPASGPPPDASLPFFGERPERGEAGFFAALKPLGQLFNTYILCEAAGELVIVDQHAADERIVFSQLKGAYLGEGSPLQHWLEPQRLALPGGSKAEGDAVSEFLSRSGFAFAREGDAAFLLTGGPAALGRIDVQRWWKDLAGYLTEHEALPKGVFDADRALWRMACHGSVRGGDALDLPAMGRLLADLDRAVAAHSCPHGRPVWVRISRSELERMFLRS, encoded by the coding sequence TTGGCCGGGCGCATCCGCCAGCTACCCGACGGCGTCGTCAACCAGATCGCCGCGGGCGAGGTCGTCGAACGGCCCGCTTCCATACTTAAGGAACTGATGGAAAACGCGGTCGACTCGGGTGCGAAGCGTGTCGACGTGCGCGTCTCGGGCGCGTTCCCGTACGACCTGCGCATCTCCGACGACGGGTGCGGCATGACGGCCGAAGAGATGGCGCTCGCCGTGCGCCGCCACACCACCAGCAAGATCGCCGCAGCCTCAGACCTCGAGAAGATCGAGACCTATGGTTTCCGGGGCGAGGCGCTCCCGTCGATCGGCTCGGTGTCGCGCCTCCGCATCGTGTCGCGCCCCCGCGGGCAGGCGCATGCCGTCGAGATCGTGGTCGACAACGGGGCGGTCTCGCAGAAGGAGGCGGCGGGCTCCGAGGGCACGACCGTCGAAGTTTCCGGCATCTTTTCCAACATCCCCGCGCGGCTCAAGTTCCTCAAAAGCCCCCGCACCGAGATGACCCACCTCTGGGAGGTGTTCCACGGCGTCGCGATCCCGAGGGAAGGGGTCGCCTTCAAGATGTCCGACGGGCGCTCCGAGGAAACGTACGAGGCCGGGGAGACGTGCCTGCAGCGGGCGCTCCGGCACGCCGGGAACGAGGCGAAATATCTCGTTCCGGTCGACCGGGCCTCCGCATTCTTCCGGGTGACGGGACAGGTCGGCCTGCCCCAGCTCTCGCGCTTCGGCGCTTCCGGCCTGCTGTTTTTCGTCAATGGGCGTCATTTCCGCGACAAGGGGCTCTACGCCGCCGTCCGCGAGGCGTACCGGGGGATCGTCCCCCCCGACCGGCAGCCGGTGGCCACGCTGTTTATCGCCTGCAGCCCGGCCGAAGTCGACGTCAACGTCCACCCCGGGAAGACCGAAGTGCGGTTCCGCTACGGACGCGACCTTTTCGAACTGGTCCGACACGCCGTCGGTGAGAAGCTGGGGGAGATTCCCGCGGCGTTCGCCGACGGGGGGATCGCCGTCCCCCCCCGGCCGTATTCGGTCTCATCGTCCGCGCCTTTCTTCGGACCGCGGGGCTCTGTCGACGGCGGGTACGGCGCGTCCGGCGGCCCCGCGCCCGCTTCCGGTCCGCCGCCCGACGCATCGCTGCCTTTCTTCGGGGAGCGGCCCGAACGGGGCGAGGCCGGATTCTTCGCGGCGCTCAAGCCGCTCGGCCAGCTTTTCAACACTTATATCTTGTGCGAGGCGGCGGGCGAGCTGGTGATCGTCGACCAGCACGCCGCGGACGAACGGATCGTCTTCTCGCAGCTCAAGGGTGCCTACCTCGGGGAGGGCAGCCCGCTCCAGCACTGGCTCGAGCCGCAGCGGCTCGCGCTTCCCGGCGGATCGAAGGCCGAGGGCGACGCGGTGTCCGAATTCCTTTCGCGGTCCGGCTTCGCCTTCGCTCGGGAGGGCGATGCCGCGTTCCTGCTGACCGGCGGGCCCGCGGCGCTCGGCCGGATCGACGTGCAGCGCTGGTGGAAAGACCTGGCGGGATATCTCACCGAGCACGAGGCGCTGCCGAAGGGCGTCTTCGACGCCGACCGCGCGCTCTGGCGTATGGCGTGCCACGGTTCCGTCCGGGGCGGTGACGCGCTCGACCTGCCCGCGATGGGCCGCCTGCTGGCCGATCTCGACCGGGCGGTCGCCGCCCACAGCTGCCCGCACGGCCGGCCGGTCTGGGTCCGCATCTCGCGTTCCGAGCTCGAGCGGATGTTCCTCCGAAGCTGA
- the miaA gene encoding tRNA (adenosine(37)-N6)-dimethylallyltransferase MiaA, which produces MPPAPPLVILSGPTASGKSGLALALAAQFPFEIVNADSLQVYRGMDIGSAKPTPEERVQVPHHLVDVADPDEPYNAGRFVAEADAAILEIRGRDRWPMVVGGTGMYIRALLRGLDALPADPEVRETLSARWEAEGGTALHAELHAKDPASAGRIHPADRVRVIRALEIAIVAGKPASVLRAAWEGREARYTSFFMALKPDRDRLYARIDARVDEMFRRGLLDEVRGLLARGYGPALKPMGALGYRHAVSHLVGGVPLVQAVEAMKRDTRHYAKRQSTWLAAEREVAWIPGEGALGAASDRIKYCLF; this is translated from the coding sequence ATGCCCCCCGCTCCCCCCCTCGTCATCCTGTCCGGACCCACGGCCTCCGGCAAGAGCGGCCTTGCGCTCGCGCTCGCGGCGCAGTTCCCTTTCGAGATCGTCAATGCCGATTCGCTGCAGGTTTACCGCGGGATGGATATCGGCAGCGCAAAACCGACCCCCGAGGAGCGCGTGCAGGTTCCCCACCACCTGGTCGACGTCGCCGATCCCGACGAGCCCTACAACGCCGGCCGCTTCGTCGCGGAAGCCGACGCGGCGATCCTCGAAATCCGGGGTCGGGACCGATGGCCGATGGTGGTCGGGGGAACGGGCATGTACATCAGGGCGCTGCTTCGGGGGCTGGATGCGCTGCCGGCCGACCCGGAGGTGCGGGAAACGCTCTCCGCCCGGTGGGAGGCGGAAGGGGGGACGGCGCTCCACGCGGAGCTTCACGCAAAGGACCCCGCGTCCGCCGGCCGCATCCATCCGGCCGACCGGGTCCGGGTGATCCGGGCGCTCGAGATCGCGATCGTCGCCGGGAAGCCCGCGTCGGTGCTCCGCGCGGCGTGGGAAGGCCGGGAGGCGCGTTATACGAGCTTTTTCATGGCGCTCAAGCCGGACCGCGACCGGCTCTACGCCCGCATCGACGCTCGCGTCGACGAGATGTTCCGGCGGGGGCTGCTCGATGAGGTCCGGGGGCTGCTTGCCAGGGGATACGGCCCCGCCCTCAAGCCGATGGGGGCGCTCGGCTACCGGCATGCGGTTTCCCACCTGGTGGGCGGCGTCCCGCTCGTCCAGGCGGTCGAGGCGATGAAGCGCGATACCCGGCACTATGCCAAGCGGCAGTCGACCTGGTTGGCGGCGGAAAGGGAAGTCGCCTGGATTCCCGGCGAGGGGGCGCTCGGCGCGGCGTCCGACAGGATCAAATACTGCTTGTTTTGA